The following proteins are encoded in a genomic region of Magnolia sinica isolate HGM2019 chromosome 1, MsV1, whole genome shotgun sequence:
- the LOC131241873 gene encoding protein UNUSUAL FLORAL ORGANS, translating to MDVFTITIPSSSSSSSTWMDSRIWSRLPQRLLERVIAFLPPPAFFRSRCVCKRWYALLFSDSFLEMHLSLSPRLHWFIFFINKTPLPTAVYNNNNNLTTRANNDSTVACQGFILDPRDNTWYRHVFNLIPPGFSPVSSSGGLIAWVSDHAAEKNLILYNPLSRAIAQLPQTQRPRLYPTVGLAVGHSSLNVVVAGDDMISPFAVKNLTTECFHADAGGFFSMWDITCPLPRLCSLESGRMVFVSGKHYCMNYSPFSVLAYDGSANEWWKIQAPMRRFLRSPSLLECRGKLVLVAAVEKNKLNVPKSVRMWGLQSCGRTWVEVERMPQELYEQFAEAEGGRGFECVGNGDFIVMTICGSDAVLLFDFYRKGWNWVPPCPFAPGPGLRGFAYEPRLATPALGLLHPSSLSF from the coding sequence ATGGACGTCTTCACCATCACCattcccagcagcagcagcagcagcagcacatgGATGGACAGCAGGATATGGAGCAGACTCCCACAGCGACTCCTCGAACGTGTAATCGCCTTCCTCCCTCCTCCCGCCTTCTTCCGATCCCGCTGCGTATGCAAGCGCTGGTACGCCCTCCTATTTTCCGACAGCTTTCTTGAAAtgcacctctccctctctcctcgaCTGCACtggttcattttcttcattaacaAAACTCCATTACCGACCGCCGtctataacaacaacaacaacctcaCAACCAGAGCCAACAACGATTCAACCGTTGCCTGCCAAGGTTTCATACTCGACCCACGTGATAACACCTGGTACCGCCACGTGTTCAACCTCATCCCGCCAGGATTCTCTCCTGTCTCTTCATCCGGAGGCCTGATTGCTTGGGTCTCCGATCACGCGGCTGAGAAAAATCTAATTCTCTACAACCCACTATCTCGAGCCATCGCCCAATTACCCCAGACGCAGCGACCGAGGCTCTATCCGACCGTTGGGCTTGCTGTCGGGCATTCGTCGCTCAACGTAGTTGTGGCGGGAGACGACATGATATCGCCCTTCGCTGTAAAGAACCTTACGACGGAGTGCTTCCACGCCGACGCTGGTGGGttcttttcgatgtgggacatcACCTGCCCGCTTCCGAGACTCTGCAGTCTGGAGTCGGGTCGGATGGTGTTCGTCAGCGGCAAGCACTACTGCATGAATTACAGCCCGTTCAGTGTCTTGGCCTATGACGGGTCAGCGAATGAGTGGTGGAAGATTCAGGCGCCGATGCGGAGGTTCCTCCGCTCGCCGAGCCTGTTGGAGTGCCGTGGAAAGCTGGTGTTGGTGGCTGCTGTGGAGAAGAACAAGCTCAACGTGCCGAAGAGCGTGCGGATGTGGGGGTTGCAGTCGTGCGGGCGGACGTGGGTCGAGGTGGAGCGGATGCCGCAGGAGCTTTACGAGCAGTTCGCTGAAGCGGAGGGAGGCCGTGGGTTTGAGTGCGTCGGGAATGGGGACTTCATTGTTATGACGATCTGCGGTTCGGATGCAGTGCTGCTGTTCGACTTCTATCGGAAGGGATGGAATTGGGTCCCACCATGCCCGTTTGCACCTGGCCCGGGTCTGCGTGGATTTGCATATGAGCCCCGTTTGGCCACTCCTGCTTTGGGATTGCTTCATCCTTCATCACTCTCTTTCTAA